A genomic stretch from Bacteroidota bacterium includes:
- a CDS encoding T9SS type A sorting domain-containing protein, translated as KYYWRARARHSVDTTQWTSIWYFTTTDQLTLVSPSNGATGIAIAPMLDWSSLSGITGYQYRYSTNNNMSAAIYGTTSSSYSYVYLSGLAYGTTYYWQARAFHTQDSTQWTASWNFTTTFQMPTAPTLISPANGSTNIALTGTGFQWSSVSGATLYEYAYADNSQFNNAITTSTSVLTGNSGALQGSTTYYWKVRASNGFGYSPWSTVWSFTTVIQYNVAPTLISPPNNTVNIAISGTTLQWSSINGATVYEYQLALDSLFTGPQTGTTSLQSALTGGLQTAATYYWKVKAGNGNTWSPWSVVWHFSTINPMPTAPSLISPPDNSTNIPLAGTGLQWSSVAGATTYNYQYSTDSLFATAISGNTSALTTSTAALSATTTYFWRVRASNGTNYSPWSVVWSFTTLTPSLAAPVLISPADSATGIPTSGASYQWSSVSGATFYEYQYDIDSFFTAPVVNTTSNNSATSASLQASTVYFWRVRAGDGTIYSPWSTVWSYTTANLVLAAPLLTSPSDNLTNIPITGTSLQWQGVSGATFYESMYDTDSLFTNPVNGNTGNLNISTLTLLSNTQYFWKVRAGNGLIYSPWSEIWSFITEPATGIQITSAQGKVLVYPNPSQGNFSVQIPDASVGTSQIIITDLMGKIVFISDYFIDNTIEFKLQNLSNGTYILAYWRGTEKITKPIIIAR; from the coding sequence CAAAATATTACTGGCGCGCAAGAGCCCGTCATTCGGTTGATACAACGCAATGGACTTCAATTTGGTATTTTACAACAACCGATCAGCTTACCCTGGTTAGCCCAAGTAACGGGGCAACCGGTATTGCCATTGCTCCCATGCTTGACTGGTCGTCCTTAAGTGGTATAACAGGATATCAATATCGGTACAGCACCAATAATAATATGAGTGCAGCAATATACGGGACAACATCAAGCAGCTACAGTTATGTTTATCTTTCCGGACTTGCTTATGGTACGACTTATTATTGGCAGGCAAGGGCGTTCCATACTCAGGATTCGACTCAGTGGACCGCAAGCTGGAATTTCACAACGACTTTTCAGATGCCCACTGCACCAACACTTATAAGCCCGGCTAACGGCAGCACAAATATTGCGCTTACCGGCACCGGATTCCAATGGAGCTCTGTCAGCGGAGCAACATTATATGAATATGCGTATGCCGACAATTCACAATTTAACAATGCCATCACAACAAGTACATCAGTGCTGACCGGCAACAGCGGCGCATTGCAGGGAAGCACAACCTACTACTGGAAAGTGAGGGCATCAAATGGTTTCGGATATTCGCCATGGTCAACGGTATGGTCGTTTACTACGGTAATACAATACAATGTAGCGCCAACGCTGATAAGCCCGCCGAACAACACGGTAAATATTGCGATTTCAGGCACCACGCTGCAATGGTCATCAATAAACGGAGCTACTGTTTATGAATACCAGCTTGCTCTTGATTCGCTGTTTACAGGACCACAGACAGGGACAACATCGCTTCAATCAGCTTTGACAGGCGGTTTGCAAACTGCCGCAACGTATTACTGGAAGGTAAAAGCGGGCAACGGCAATACCTGGAGCCCATGGTCAGTAGTATGGCACTTTTCAACTATCAATCCCATGCCGACAGCACCAAGCCTAATAAGTCCTCCGGATAATTCCACTAATATTCCATTAGCAGGAACGGGGCTGCAATGGTCGTCTGTTGCAGGCGCTACAACATACAACTACCAATATTCAACGGACTCATTATTCGCAACGGCTATCTCAGGAAATACGTCTGCATTAACGACGTCGACTGCAGCACTGAGTGCAACAACAACATATTTCTGGAGAGTTCGTGCAAGCAATGGCACAAATTATTCGCCATGGTCGGTGGTGTGGTCATTTACAACACTTACACCGAGTCTGGCAGCGCCAGTGCTTATCAGCCCGGCCGATAGTGCGACAGGTATTCCTACATCCGGAGCATCCTATCAGTGGTCTTCTGTTTCGGGAGCAACATTCTACGAATATCAATACGATATTGATTCCTTCTTCACAGCCCCTGTAGTAAATACTACTTCGAATAACAGTGCCACCTCTGCATCCTTACAGGCGAGCACTGTTTACTTCTGGCGCGTAAGAGCCGGCGATGGAACTATTTATTCACCATGGAGCACAGTATGGTCATACACAACCGCCAATCTTGTTCTTGCAGCACCGCTGCTGACAAGCCCTTCAGACAATTTAACCAATATACCGATAACAGGTACAAGCCTGCAATGGCAAGGAGTATCGGGAGCCACGTTCTATGAAAGCATGTACGACACTGATTCCCTGTTTACAAATCCGGTAAACGGAAATACAGGAAATTTAAACATTTCAACACTTACGCTTCTTTCAAACACACAATATTTCTGGAAAGTAAGGGCCGGCAATGGATTGATATACTCGCCATGGTCTGAGATTTGGTCGTTCATTACAGAACCTGCAACAGGGATTCAAATAACTTCGGCACAAGGTAAAGTACTTGTTTACCCGAATCCATCGCAGGGAAATTTCAGTGTTCAAATACCTGATGCATCGGTCGGAACGTCACAAATCATCATCACAGATTTGATGGGCAAAATTGTTTTCATAAGTGATTATTTTATTGACAACACCATTGAATTTAAATTGCAAAATCTGAGCAATGGTACCTATATACTTGCATACTGGAGAGGAACGGAAAAAATTACGAAGCCGATAATCATCGCCCGATAG